The sequence below is a genomic window from Colius striatus isolate bColStr4 chromosome 17, bColStr4.1.hap1, whole genome shotgun sequence.
TTCCCTAGAACAGACATGAATTCACCTTACAGCCACGGTTCCAAATTCTTCAGTTTACCAGTAACTGCAGTCACTCCAAAAACAAAGTTCTCATTATGTCAATTTATTCTTAGTCTTGGGAGaaaaattttctattttatttctatcaAAATATCTCAAAAACCATCTCAGTCCTTACCATGTTCAGAACTATTCACACTTTCTCCAGGATTAGGAAGAAGGGCATAACACAAACAGGTCTGGAAAGCAAACAGGATTAGAATATTTATTCTGTCCctaaagaaagcattcagaagTAAAAGACAGGCTGGGAAGTCTTTAATCAATAACAAATTACCTTTCTTATGCTGCCACCACCCCATGCCAAGAGATAAACTGCCCCATTCTGAAGGAAGGATACTAATATATCCAGTATTTTTACTGATAAAAGTTCAAAGGGGAAAATACACATCTATAATCTGCAACTCACTGTTTCTCATAACTAAACCCATAATTTATATCCTACTTACTGCCTGCAACATTATGTTAGTAAAGgcaaaaaatatgaaatagttctgtgctgcttttttagAAGAGCTTCACAGCTACATGATAAAACCTTGCCATCAATTCAAATAAAAAGATAGCACATGCCAGACAGGCTAAAAACAGTCTTTAATATTGGAGGCCACATTAACAGAAGAGTAAGTCCAGAATTAATCACAGCAGGATGCAGTGGGAGTTTTGAACTAAGCTGAATTAACTCATGCACTGTCATGATTAGTTCTGTGAGTAGAGAAAATAATGCTTTGACATTAATTTCATTCATTCAGCAATGATAATTTTGCTTGCACATGCACCACTTACTCTCACTGCTTACAGGTATATATGACTAAATAAAGTTACTAAAGAAACATTAATAAAACTTCCAGTCTCTTTCAAGACAAGGATTTGTCTGCTTTGCATAAGGAGAAAATACACATACAAAGTTATCTTTCAGAAATATGCTTTTGACAGAAAGTGCAGATGCTTATGACATCTAAATAAGACTGTATGACCTCAAATCGATTAGCTATTTTAAACTACTAGTTCTAAGGTCGCTTACAACTATACCTACATTCAGAAATATGCTCAAATCTTCTGGTGAATCCACATAATCTTGCTCAAGGCAGCACAAGAATTCAACAGGAGAGAGACTATAGTCAAGGGTCTACTTCTGGGGTTAGACTGCCAGTGAAActgcaagcaaagaaaaagtcGGGAAACAATTTTAattctactttttatttttacagaaagttTGTAATAAATGCTTAGCACCTCTCCTCTCTGGTGTTGACAAGTTGAGAAAGCACAATGAAACAGATCAGTgtaatgcttttgaaaaacagGGCAAGGAAGGATATTGCCTCCACACAGCTTTCACACTGgtgtgccaggctgctgtgtCATAGCATCCAGGAATTAAGTACATCACTGCAAGCACTTTCAGAGGAACATAGCTACATTAAGTAggtatgaggaaaaaaaataattagtctTTAATATAAAGTTTTACAAACCAGTTTGAATTTTTTCCAGTTACAAGAGAGTTACAGACCTATGGCTATGACAGGTGAGCACATACTCAAAAGACAACAATACCTCTTTAAAGCCATTTGCCTTCAAAATCTTATCTCCTTTTACCTTAGCTTAAAACTCAAGTAAAAGTTTCAGATGTCAGCTCCTGTTCCCACACCCTGTGTGATTCTCAGCTTCACAGTGAGAAACAAAGGGACGTGGGCTTTCCTGGCTCTCGTTGTTGCTGCACTGGGGATCCATAGACTGCAAACATGTATTTCCCTAAATTACTCTCggctttggttttggtttcaaCACTGCCAAGATCACCTCTGTTGCGTTTcagcaaaagacatttttaccGAAACACTGTCATTTTCCGCAGAGAAGCGGGAATAGCTCTCCGGCTACTTGCCCAGGCTCCCTTTACCGCAGGGCGGCACAAAGGGCGGCAGGAGGCGGGGGAGGGAACCCACTTTCGCCTCCAACCGCGGCTCCGCGGAGGGGAGCAGGCCAGatcgggccgggccgggctgggctcTCGCAGCTCTCACCGGCGGTCTGCACGGGGGCAGGGCCAAGGCCCTGGCAGCCCCTCGGGCCCGCCTGGGCAGACGGGACACTCACCTCGCAGGGCCCGTGGCGCCGGCGCTGCCGAGGccgggcggggcggccgcggccgctCCCTCAGGCGCGCGGCGCTCCCCAGCGACGCGGCCTCACCGGCAGTCGCCACGGCAACCGCCCCGGAGCCCCGCGCGCCAATAACGCGGctgctcattggctcagccgcCGTTCCTTAGGCAGCCAATGGGAGCGCTGAGGGCACGGAGGCGCGGCGGGCCGAGGGGCCGAGGGGCCGAGGGGCCGAGGCGCCGAGGCGCCGAAGCGGGGAATCGCCTCCGTCCCGTCGGTCCCTCAGCTCGCTGGGTCTGCCCGGACGTTCCGCTACATCGGCATTTAGCCCTGTGAGGCACAGCCTTCTACGTCCCCAGTGTAGCAACTCCGGGGTGTCGTTTGTGAGGGAAAATAACGCCCGTTTTTCTGTCATagtcgtttcagctggaagacaccttaaagctcatggagtgcagcctttgtcccagccctatcaaccactaaaccgtttccctaagtgcaacatccacccgtccCTTCAACACTTCCAGTaacagtgactccagcagctccttgggcagcacgttccaatgcctgacaaccctttcagtacaggaattcctcctcatatccagcctgaacctcccctggtgcaacttgaggccatttcctctaaCAAGGGTGCCTTGGGCAGTGGCACCATGCTGTGGCACTGGGAAAAATACTTCCAAAGCTCTCCTGATTAGTTAATACTTCTCTATCAGCAGCAGCCTTCAGCCTGCTCAGGGCCTCACAGCTCCTCTCCTCAACGTCATTACGCCAATAAACTGACACCAAAAGAGGCTTTGATACATTTTATTAACCACATAAGGTGTAGCCCCCGGTCTGATTCACAAGTTTGTTTGGTATTATATTCCTGACAGATTTTGCAAACATAGAAGATGCTTATGCTGcaacataagctggaacagccAACTTCAAATGGCAATTAGAAGGGATATTTTCAACCGTCTTGTGACTTCAAGTCATAAAGAAATAGAACTCCAATCAGAACgacaaaggaggaaagaagcacCCTTCAGCTCGGGTCTGCTGACCAAGTCACAATGAGGGGGGGGAGGAAGGAAATTGTTAAAAGTTTTTATTATCAGAGGAAGGCTGAGATAACATTATACATAAAAGTaccatgtttttcttttcacaaaatACCCTGTGTATTCCAGTTACAAAGCAAGGATGTGTATGGGTCCTAAAACCCCAGAACACTTCCTTGCAAAGGCAATGAGCTGAAAACACCAGCCAGAGAACACAGTGAGGTGCTGTGTCATCCCAAAACCTCTTGTAACATCACAGTGAGAAGTATATTGAATTGGGTGAATAAGAGGAATTAAAACTGGCAGTACCAgaaacttcaaaatattttcctgtggcACAGCACAATTCTTCACCAGTGACTccttgtgcagagctgtgcacgCTGCCATCAGCACAGTCAGCCGTGATGGACAATTaacaggctgcaggagcagccactGCAGGTTACAGTGAGTGCAGAGCACAAGATCTGACTCGAGCCTTAACAAACAATTATATGTATTATATAAATGCATAAACTTCTCATTCAATAATCCCTCCTCTTTCTGGTAAGGACTTTCAAGGAGTCAGAGAAGAGAATTTGACTCTCAGGTCATCTTAGCCAGGCTGGGACCCTTCTGCTgccacagagaaacagaaagatctTTCTGCCTTGCAAAGTATGAGGACAACTGGATGAACCCGAGAACCATTCTGGTCCTCAGTAACGTCAAAAGTGTTCTGGAATTAAACTTTTTGCTGCTACAAAACAGCTTTGTCTAAGCCCATATTATAGTCATCACCAGAGCTGCAAAGGCACTGGGAGAGCCTTTGGGCTACAAGACAGGTTTGAGACAAAGATCTTCAACTATTTTAGTAAAACCAGTACAGCTGATTGCCCTACTCTTCAGATTTGTGTGCATGGGATGCAAAGACAAAAGTGAATTATACAGGTAAAGGTGCAGAGCAACACAGATTTGATCATAAGGTGAAACAAGGAGATGGATGGAGCTGATCATCTCTGGGTTGTCTTCATCAATTGCTTTGCTCCAATTCAAGGAATCACAGGAATGTCACGACTGTTCCATTCTTGCCAATCTGCCAAGGCTCCAGTGGGCAAAAGCGGATGATAATCCTTTTTGGGtataaaagcaaacatttaGTGGACACAGAAACATATTTTATGATTATCTATTATCTCGGACCAGTTTGCAACACAGCAGAAAACCTGTGCTAAGCTCCTGCTGGTTTCCACTTTATGGTGTTAACAGAAGCAAAACTAAGCTGTGCAGGGGCTGGGTACAAAGAGACGCCAGACTCCATCCACACAAACCGAAAAGCAGACTGAATTCCAGCTGTCTATATGAGATACTTGTCTGCTCCATAAAGGCCCAAGCAGTTCATCATCTTGTTGGGTATTTACCCTGACAGCACGCAGAGTCAGGGCAATGCTCGTGCTCACCTCCGGACAGGAGGTGGGGCAGCAAGGTCAGTTTACCTTCAGGCACAGCCCCGTTCCGGCCTTTGGAACCGCGACTCTGCTGCAAAGCACTACCAGTTCCCACTGTGTTTTGCGCCAGTTACACCAACTGAATTACTCATCACAGAGCAGTACTTCCGAGACTGTTTTATCTGGCCCTAGCTACCTGTCTGGCATTCGGCATCTAAGAgtactgtcatggtttgccatgacagccttttctggtaagggggaaggggctgtaaagatggctcctgtaagaaactctccccagctctgagccagacccacttctagggctgagccaattagatgcctccacgatccctttttaagaagaagccggaaggggaggtttcttcctccattttcctccatcttattccttctgcccctttttctttttcttctggctggagagaactggtgaagctgagatttattttcatttctttaaacaccccacatcagcggtagagactcattttgataacgaccccatatcaggggcacagactcattttgctaaagctggccccagaccaggggcagtgattcacttcattaaaggcccagagccagggacagtgaccatggccagaggaggccgtgtcccatggcggggaccctttatcactatggccggagcaggccatgtcccgaggaagggacccaatatccacagctgtaactgtggggaggaacccacgacaaagcagctcattaaacttatgcccagaagaggccttgtcccgagagagggaccctgtaactgcagaaactgcaaccgtggtgaagaatccacgtcagagatattcaccaaggactgtgtcccgtgtgagggaccctgtatgggcagaagccgcagctgctgggaacaacccacaccagagaagttcgttaaggactgtgtcccggggcaGGAACACCGTGTTggggcaggggaagaatgccaggagttgtcttcatctgagaagacagaagcggcaaagcccatctgtgagagactgaccatattCCCCAttcctgcccccctgagccgctgaggggggaggaggtagagatatggggagcagtgagctgggtccaggaagaaaggagggatgggggagggagatcttaaagtgctggttgtaattttctcatcatcctactccctttttgcttttattccattctgtttcttgtagaataaactttccaactttcccctctaaatcgagtgctggagtctgttttgtccagaaccgtaattggcagcaaaccttccctgcccttgtcttaatccacaacaaccttgcttatcgttttactcccattttgctggggcgtccaccatcctaacgagggtgggtgtgaatgggggcaccgagcgagagactgtcgtggtgctgctgtgctggctgggccaaaccacgacaagcACTTATGATTTGCAGCGTAGTCTGGGATCTGTACTAGCCCTTAAGCTCTGGGGGAACCTGGGAACTTGCATCACCACCACTTTGAACGTCTCCCCGTCCCTTCGTTTCCGTGTTTCATGCACTCAGGCAGCACACAAACTATCAGAGCCGCGCTCCCCCCGGCCGGGCCGCACTCACCTCTCGGGGCCGAGGCCCAGCTGCGCCGTCAGCACGTCGAAGAAACGGGCGCTGTGCCGCCGGTTCTGCTCCGCCGAGCCCACCACGCCGATAGACGAGACGAGCAGCTGCGCGCAGGGCTCGGCCGAGCCCGCCAGCACCATGGGCAGCCCGCTCCGCACCGTCACGTTCACCCGCTGCGGCACAGGCACCGTCAGTCCCaccgcgccccggccccgccgccccggccccgccgccccggccccgccgccccggccccgccgccccggccccgccgccccggccccgcgctcaCCTCCGCCGGTTTGCCCAAGATGTCAGCGGCGGCCGCGCACAGGTCCTGCGCCAGCCCCGGCGGCAGCTGCCCGGGCGCCAGGCTGGTGTCCAGCTCCAGGAACGGCATGGTTCGGCTCCGCTACCCGGAAGCCCCGCGCAGCCTCTGCCCGGCCCGGCTCCCGCTCCGCCCCCGGAGCCCGGCCGGGCGGGAGCCGCCAGCTGCGGCCTTGCGCCACGCCGCGGCTTCCCGCAGCGGCTCTACGAGCGGCACCTCGCCCTGTGCCAGCCCCAGGCACGGCTTCGGTTTGTGTCTGCTCTACCGCAGTCGCAGCCGGTGGCTGTCGGGCCGTTTGCTTTTCACGGCGTGCATGGCTGAGATAGGTATTAGAAACTGCGAGACATCTCACCTTCGGCAGGGCAAGGCGACCTCTGCGATGTCCTGACTGCTGGTGGGAAGCTGTTTCTGGTGGCAGTGCACAGAGGGTTAGGAATGGAAGAGCAGTGACTTCTCACAACCAGCACTACAAGGAATTAAAAGGCAAGCAGAGAGGTTGACTGTCTTATCCAATATGTTTCATTACCAATCTAGCTTCTGCAATCATGACTTTGAGCTCCCAAGTTGATAAAAGTGGCCCCATCAGGTTGGCTCACAGGAACAGCTTAATCTGTAGATCAGAAATATCTAATCTAGAGATCAGAGGTTTCTCAGAAACTGAGCTGCTGTCCAGTGAGGGTGACATGTGCATGTTTACAGTAAAAGGTTATGAACTGGCTAGATTAAAAGGTCATCTTGATTAAGGCAACGCACTGTTGTGAAAATTGGCCCTGTACAATGTGAcacttttttttacagttctaGACAATCCTAGTTAAACTGctgctcttttttgttgttgttctttctAGGGGAACTGCTTGGCCTTCACTTCTGCTAATGAAGACAATAGTGGCACAGGGAGCAGTGTGTATAAACTAGCCAGCAATAAGGCCAGAAAAAGATTTATAGAAGACTGTGAAGAGAGAGACTCAAGGAGAGAGGGGCCAGGGCATGGCTGACTGCCATAGTAAGCAGTAATACAGATGCTCCCTTCAAATCCAGGAAAGCAGCACAAGAAATAACCCAGGGAAACTGGTAAGATTCCAGGGTACATGTACCGAAAGACATAATCTTTTAAACAGATGATCCTGAATTTGTCACCAGAatgcatgaaaatattttccaaggcTAAAACACCCCACATGACAAGAAAACATTAGAAGATctccaaaaggaaaagaaggttcAAATACCAGATGGCAGCAATTGCAAAGGACATGGGGTTGTCACAGACATATTTAATGATACGTGTTGCACTTGGCTCTTGACAGTTCACCATGTGAATGGCAGATTGTTGAGGTCCTCTCAGAGTTTTTAAACTAAAGgcatttgttttattgtttctcTCTTGGAGTGGGCAACGAAAATGTGTGTAGGGGGATGAATATCCAACCAAGAGAGGACACTCAGCAGCAAGACCTCAGAAATACACTCAGCCTTTTGAAAGTCATGGTCagtttttccttcctgcaggCATCTGCAAGTGATCACCCACTTAGCAATTCCACTCTCAAAACTATCCAAGAAAATCCCAGCCACTTTCCATTTAATGTTTAACTCGGTTGTAGACAATATTTTGTGACTCGAACATCAATAAAAACATATTATTCAGCTGCTGTTTGGGAATAAAAGGAAGGGTGGGAATAGGCATCTGCTTGTTTCTAATTTTCGGTTGATGAAAAAGAGGGAGCCTTCAGTCAGGTCTCTTGTCCAAAATTTCCTGCTAATGCAAGCTGGAGTACACAAGAGAAATCTCTTTCCAGACAGGGAAATTAAATCTCTGTCCAGGTTCTAGGAGCTTCTCTAAATCAGTAGTATCTAGAACAGAAACTTTCGTGATAGACATCAGCAGAACACATCATGTTTATCAGAGTTGTCACAAGCCAAGGCATGGCAGTactggaaggaaaagcagctgttGATTAGCAAGAGAAGCCATTCCTGAATTATTTCCTCATTTTGTCTTATCCCTCACATGAAGTGTCCTTGGGCAAGGATTTCAGGGTAAGGTTCAAGAGCAACTAGTTCTGAACAGAAATATGCAGAGATGTATattccagcagcttctgcatCCTTCATAATTCACCATTTCCAACTGAATAAACTAGGAATGGTTGTATTCTCTCAGTTTTACCTCATAAATTGTGCTGCTGTACAAAaggggtttgtgtgtgtgtgtgagctacAGAAACAACCAGAAATAAACACAGCCAAAAAAACCAGCCCAAAAGCTCCAAAACAACTCTCTCCCCTTTTATTGCAATGTGTTTCTCAATGCCACAAGAGCTCTCTTACTACTTCTGCTGCACAGGGTGACTTGGTGAATGTCCACCCAAAACAGTCTCAGAAGAGCACGTTTAGATTTATTCTCCCTCTGCACTTCCTAGGAGAAATGTGAACTGCTGTTACAGTACTACTGCAGGAAAACACAACTGCTGATGTATTTCAAGAAATCTCTGTGAATGTGTTCATTCAGTGTATTCCCTGTATATCAACAGAGTACTTCAGGTAGGCAGCTCTTTGAAGGCTGTGGCCACCCTCTGCTTTTTGAAGTTGCTTGGTCTTTCCTGCAGGATCTGCAAGAACGGCCCCTGCCACGTGCACTGGCAGACCAAGCACCAGAGAAACCTGGGCTTTCAGAAACAAAGGGCTGTGATTAAACTGAAGTAATTATGATGATTCACAGTTGTGTGAGAAGGAACTTCTCATGGGAACTTAAAGACAAATAGAAGTGTGGAATGTGTATGGACAGCCAAGCCAGATCAATCAGAAACTTGAaagtaataacaacaacaacaaaaagatcaATGTTTGTCATCATTTCTATGACTGCCTGTGGTTCTGTGCTGCACTTGTCTGTGCAGACACgtgctggggaggtgaggaTCAGGCACGTTCTGCACTGCTTGTCACTTGAGAAGGAGCTGGAAATGttaaaaacacatgaaaacaaTGCTCATCCTATCCAGGTCTCCAGTGTCCCCAGTTTGCAGACTGGCTCAGACTTTGCCACTTGCATCTCTGCCATCTCTGAGAAGACtgacactgaaataaaactCAGATGCACAGGTTAAGTGACTTGTAGGGCCTCAGCCTTTTATACAGATTTAATGTTTCAGGTCTTATTCATCCATTGTCCCCAGTTCCCACCCCCAAAGATACAGGAAAGGCTTGGCTGGGGAGAAACACTATGCAATTTCTTTGTTAGAATTAGTGCTCTGTCCAATTACATGTAGAACTGGAGGTCAGAGAAGTCTAAAAACAAAAGGGCAGCAAAAGTGGTAAGATAGGTTAATTcatttcaacatcttcatcaacacaGGTGCCAGATGCTCTTTCAGCTGTGGATCAATTTGAATGTTGCTCAGTTCTTTTATATTGAGGATCATCTCATGGGCTTGGAAGAAAAGCTCTttccccacagcatcctccacCCGCCTGCGCCACTCCATCAGCCTGGGTCTGTCTTCAAAGATGTCACAACCAACTCCAACAGGCTGCAGAAAAGGGGAGAGTGCAACAGTGAGGCATTG
It includes:
- the LOC133627033 gene encoding D-dopachrome decarboxylase-like; amino-acid sequence: MPFLELDTSLAPGQLPPGLAQDLCAAAADILGKPAERVNVTVRSGLPMVLAGSAEPCAQLLVSSIGVVGSAEQNRRHSARFFDVLTAQLGLGPERIIIRFCPLEPWQIGKNGTVVTFL